From the Niallia taxi genome, the window TGAATTGAAGCCCCAGTAAACGGCGGCCGTAACTATAACGGTCCTAAGGTAGCGAAATTCCTTGTCGGGTAAGTTCCGACCCGCACGAAAGGTGTAACGATCTGGGCACTGTCTCAACGAGAGACTCGGTGAAATTATAGTACCTGTGAAGATGCAGGTTACCCGCGACAGGACGGAAAGACCCCGTGGAGCTTTACTGTAGCCTGATATTGAATTTTGGTACAGCTTGTACAGGATAGGTAGGAGCCTTGGAAGCCGGAGCGCCAGCTTCGGTGGAGGCATTGGTGGGATACTACCCTGGCTGTATTGACATTCTAACCCGCACCCCTTATCGGGGTGGGAGACAGTGTCAGGTGGGCAGTTTGACTGGGGCGGTCGCCTCCTAAAAAGTAACGGAGGCGCCCAAAGGTTCCCTCAGAATGGTTGGAAATCATTCGTAGAGTGTAAAGGCACAAGGGAGCTTGACTGCGAGACCTACAAGTCGAGCAGGGACGAAAGTCGGGCTTAGTGATCCGGTGGTTCCGCATGGAAGGGCCATCGCTCAACGGATAAAAGCTACCCCGGGGATAACAGGCTTATCTCCCCCAAGAGTCCACATCGACGGGGAGGTTTGGCACCTCGATGTCGGCTCATCGCATCCTGGGGCTGTAGTCGGTCCCAAGGGTTGGGCTGTTCGCCCATTAAAGCGGTACGCGAGCTGGGTTCAGAACGTCGTGAGACAGTTCGGTCCCTATCCGTCGTGGGCGTAGGAAATTTGAGAGGAGCTGTCCTTAGTACGAGAGGACCGGGATGGACGCACCGCTGGTGTACCAGTTGTCTTGCCAAAGGCATAGCTGGGTAGCTATGTGCGGAAGGGATAAGTGCTGAAAGCATCTAAGCATGAAGCCCCCTCGAGATGAGATTTCCCATAGCGTAAGCTAGTAAGATCCCTGAAAGATGATCAGGTTGATAGGTTTGAGGTGGAAGCGTGGTGACACGTGGAGCTGACAAATACTAATAGATCGAGGACTTAACTAAAAAGATTACTTGGTTCTTGTGTTTTTCTTCCTATATGATTTAGTTTTGAGAGAACAACTCATAAAAACATAATAGTCTGGTGGCGATAGCGAGAAGGTCACACCCGTTCCCATACCGAACACGGAAGTTAAGCTTCTCAGCGCCGATGGTAGTTGGGGGTTCTCCCCCTGTGAGAGTAGGACGTCGCCAGGCACCAAAAAGGATAGTAGTCATTAGACTACTATCCTTTTTTTTGATTTTATCGTGGAAGTTTACTTCTTTCCTCTTATGAATTAAGATATTAAGTAAGTACCAAGTCTGGATTTAGGGGTGATAAAGTGCAAAAATCTAATGTTATTAGTCAATTTGCAGACTGGCTTGAAACAGAAGGGAAATCTGTTAATACAGTCACTACTTATCAACGTGAAATGAAAAAATTTCAAGACTGGCTCTACAAATATCCTACTTATTTAGAGAATATATCTCAAAAAGATGTTCAAGATTATCTCTCTTTTTTAGAGCAACAGCGCAAAAGTCCAATAACTATCGATAAAATACTTGGCTCTATTAGAACGTTTGCTAAGTTCTTGAAACGTCCAGAAATAACTTTAGATATTAAAGTTATGCCTATAGAAAAAAAGGGAGAATTGGAAATACTAACTCCTTATGAATACAATCAATTACTTCAAGAAGTAAAAAATGATGGTCACGAAAGAAATATAGCTATTGTTTACTTATTACTTCATACAGGTATTAGAGTTTCGGAATTATGTTCTCTAAATAAGTCGAATATTGATATTAGAAAAAGGCAATTAACCGTTAGAAATGGGTTAACTGGTGAAGAAAGGTATATTCCATTATCGGAAGAAGCTAAGAAATATCTTCTTAAATACTGTGACTCTTTTTATAGTGAGGATGCTTTATTTACTTCAAAATCTAATGAACGATTAACAGAAAGATCGATTCAATATATGTTGAAAAAATATAATGTTCATCCGCATAAATTAAGACATACTTTTTGTCAAAAGCTTATAGATAAAGGAATAGGCTTAGAAGTTGTCTCGAAACTTGCTGGACATAAAGATATAA encodes:
- a CDS encoding tyrosine-type recombinase/integrase, coding for MQKSNVISQFADWLETEGKSVNTVTTYQREMKKFQDWLYKYPTYLENISQKDVQDYLSFLEQQRKSPITIDKILGSIRTFAKFLKRPEITLDIKVMPIEKKGELEILTPYEYNQLLQEVKNDGHERNIAIVYLLLHTGIRVSELCSLNKSNIDIRKRQLTVRNGLTGEERYIPLSEEAKKYLLKYCDSFYSEDALFTSKSNERLTERSIQYMLKKYNVHPHKLRHTFCQKLIDKGIGLEVVSKLAGHKDINVTKRYAKSRMEQFELEEAIQKTFINDTLG